A genomic segment from Rhodospirillum centenum SW encodes:
- the surE gene encoding 5'/3'-nucleotidase SurE yields the protein MAEVDLRGARILVTNDDGINAPGLQVLERIARGLSDDVWVVAPELEQSGASHSLTMHRPLRLRQVAERRHSVDGTPTDCVLLALNHLLADKRPALVLSGVNHGQNLGEDVTYSGTIAAAMEATLLGVRAIAMSQRIEPGEPPFWETAERFGPEVVRKALALDWPRHVLVNVNFPHRPPEQVTGIQVVRHGNRKIGDELDERTDPRGRRYFWVGAVRSEAEVPEDTDIHVVTHGGVAVTPLYLDLTHYACLEALKGAFA from the coding sequence ATGGCTGAGGTGGATCTGCGCGGCGCCCGCATCCTCGTCACCAACGACGACGGCATCAACGCCCCCGGGCTACAGGTGCTGGAGCGGATCGCGCGGGGGCTCAGCGACGATGTCTGGGTGGTGGCGCCGGAACTGGAACAGTCCGGTGCCAGTCACTCCCTGACCATGCACCGGCCGCTGCGGCTGCGGCAGGTGGCGGAGCGGCGCCACAGCGTGGACGGCACGCCCACCGACTGCGTGCTGCTGGCGCTCAACCACCTGCTGGCCGACAAGCGGCCGGCGCTGGTCCTGTCCGGCGTCAACCACGGTCAGAACCTGGGCGAGGACGTCACCTATTCCGGCACCATCGCTGCGGCGATGGAGGCGACCCTGCTGGGGGTGCGGGCCATTGCCATGAGCCAGCGGATCGAGCCGGGTGAGCCCCCCTTCTGGGAGACGGCCGAGCGTTTCGGGCCGGAAGTGGTGCGCAAGGCCCTGGCGCTGGACTGGCCGCGGCATGTGCTGGTCAACGTCAACTTCCCGCACCGCCCGCCGGAACAGGTGACCGGCATCCAGGTCGTCCGCCACGGCAACCGCAAGATCGGCGACGAACTGGATGAGCGGACCGACCCGCGTGGCCGGCGCTACTTCTGGGTCGGTGCGGTGCGCAGCGAGGCGGAGGTGCCAGAGGATACCGACATCCATGTGGTGACCCATGGCGGCGTGGCGGTCACCCCGCTCTACCTCGATCTGACGCACTATGCCTGCCTGGAGGCACTGAAGGGGGCCTTCGCGTGA
- a CDS encoding protein-L-isoaspartate(D-aspartate) O-methyltransferase, with protein sequence MSTAARKIRLLMLLRRNGVSDTGVLRAIEMIPREVFVPPTFHDQAYEDTALPIGHGQTISQPLVVGLMTQVLDLHDRLRVLEIGTGSGYQAAVLSRIVRRVYTIERHRPLLMEAERRFNTLRLHNITARLGDGMRGWPEAAPFERILVTAGGGAEPPADLVKQLAVGGVMVIPLGPDRREQRVVRLRRTESGLAREDLWPVRFVPLLPDVAPEAPRAERAS encoded by the coding sequence GTGAGCACGGCCGCCCGCAAGATCCGGCTGCTGATGCTGTTGCGCCGCAACGGTGTCAGCGATACCGGCGTTCTGCGGGCGATCGAGATGATCCCGCGTGAGGTGTTCGTGCCCCCGACCTTCCACGATCAGGCCTATGAGGATACCGCCCTGCCCATCGGCCATGGCCAGACCATCAGCCAGCCCCTGGTCGTGGGACTGATGACCCAGGTGCTGGACCTGCACGACCGCCTGCGGGTGCTGGAGATCGGCACGGGCAGCGGCTATCAGGCGGCGGTCCTGTCCCGGATCGTCCGCCGGGTCTATACGATCGAGCGCCACCGTCCCCTGCTGATGGAGGCCGAGCGGCGGTTCAACACCCTGCGCCTGCACAACATCACCGCCCGTCTGGGCGACGGGATGCGCGGCTGGCCCGAAGCGGCGCCGTTCGAGCGCATCCTGGTGACCGCCGGCGGCGGTGCCGAGCCGCCGGCGGACCTGGTGAAGCAACTGGCCGTCGGCGGGGTCATGGTGATCCCGCTGGGGCCGGACCGCCGGGAGCAGCGGGTCGTCCGTCTGCGCCGGACGGAGAGCGGGCTGGCGCGCGAGGATCTGTGGCCCGTCCGCTTCGTTCCGCTGCTGCCGGACGTGGCTCCCGAAGCGCCCCGCGCCGAGCGGGCTTCCTGA
- a CDS encoding LysM peptidoglycan-binding domain-containing M23 family metallopeptidase, whose product MHRLTAALVGLLFLAGCADPGARPLPVRQAPTGTIFVSKGETVYDVARRYGVPLRDLIEANRLEPPYTLRAGQPLVLPVPQEYVVRKGDTIYAISRQYQIDMGELVRLNGISAPYTIRVGQTLRLPGRRPGQGTTVAQAPAAAMPVRKPEGPPPTVVPPPSRSSRTIETAELPPLEGAAPAATASRPVPGPAPATTSARRGVDVQELPALGDPAPDSPAGSPPAPAGSAPSAVGPSTVGPSTVGPSTVARDPAPQPPAASPPRPQPAPATSAAGGIAAAPSVPPPAAAPARPSPGKAGRFAWPVSGPVVSEFGPKEGGLHNDGINIGAPRGTPVLAAESGVVAYAGNELRGFGNLLLIRHEGGLVTAYAHLDTLQVERGQTVRRGQQIGTVGQTGNVRSPQLHFEVRRGSRVLDPRDHLDGSAPAARQTSELR is encoded by the coding sequence ATGCACCGCCTGACCGCCGCCCTGGTCGGCCTTCTCTTCCTTGCCGGTTGCGCCGATCCCGGAGCGCGGCCCCTGCCGGTCCGGCAGGCGCCGACGGGCACCATCTTCGTCTCCAAGGGGGAGACGGTCTACGACGTGGCCCGGCGCTACGGTGTGCCGCTGCGCGACCTGATCGAAGCCAACCGCCTGGAGCCGCCCTATACCCTGCGCGCCGGGCAGCCGCTGGTTCTGCCGGTGCCGCAGGAATACGTGGTCCGCAAGGGCGATACGATCTACGCCATCTCCCGCCAGTACCAGATCGACATGGGCGAGCTGGTCAGGCTCAACGGCATCAGTGCGCCCTACACCATCCGCGTGGGGCAGACGCTCCGTCTGCCCGGCCGACGGCCGGGACAGGGGACGACCGTCGCACAGGCGCCGGCCGCCGCCATGCCCGTGCGCAAGCCGGAGGGGCCACCCCCCACCGTCGTGCCGCCACCGTCCCGGTCGAGCCGGACCATCGAGACGGCGGAACTCCCGCCGCTGGAGGGGGCCGCGCCGGCGGCAACGGCCAGCCGCCCAGTCCCAGGCCCGGCTCCGGCGACGACATCGGCCCGGCGGGGTGTGGATGTCCAGGAACTGCCGGCGCTGGGCGATCCCGCGCCGGATTCCCCCGCAGGCAGCCCGCCGGCCCCGGCCGGGTCCGCTCCGTCAGCGGTTGGCCCGTCCACCGTCGGCCCGTCCACCGTCGGCCCGTCCACGGTTGCCCGCGATCCCGCGCCCCAGCCGCCGGCCGCATCCCCGCCGCGGCCGCAGCCGGCCCCCGCCACGTCTGCCGCAGGCGGAATCGCGGCCGCTCCGTCCGTTCCGCCGCCAGCCGCCGCACCGGCCAGACCGTCGCCCGGAAAGGCCGGCCGCTTTGCCTGGCCAGTGTCGGGACCCGTCGTGTCGGAGTTCGGGCCGAAGGAGGGCGGCCTGCACAATGACGGCATCAACATCGGTGCGCCCCGGGGGACCCCGGTCCTGGCCGCCGAGTCCGGCGTCGTGGCCTATGCCGGCAATGAGCTGCGCGGCTTCGGCAACCTGCTCCTGATCCGGCATGAGGGCGGGCTTGTCACCGCCTACGCGCATCTTGATACGCTCCAGGTGGAGCGGGGGCAGACCGTGCGGCGGGGACAGCAGATCGGCACCGTCGGGCAGACGGGAAACGTGCGCAGTCCCCAGCTCCATTTCGAGGTCCGGCGGGGCAGCCGGGTGCTCGATCCCCGCGACCATCTCGACGGCTCCGCCCCGGCGGCGCGGCAGACCAGCGAACTGCGATAG
- a CDS encoding DUF1828 domain-containing protein, whose protein sequence is MKIMMGMNEAIAILSHTPLIETVDTVPKGHLRIATAFRYPDGSTVDLFVVNRRDLLSEIGPLTLTDFGNTFLWLDQLDIRPLKSVRRKRLTEDVLNTYGVTHDKGALSCMVNADDLLAGIIRLGQACIRVADLTFTQRIAAQGSFTEEVESLIDDTGLDYEPNAKLPGRGNVIVPVDFLIRAPRLDMAVFTLPAESSYPSAAKTRANEVFARCYDLRDWQGQRIAALDDRRALYREDDIGRIRDVATVIPISEAGALRQLLSAA, encoded by the coding sequence ATGAAGATCATGATGGGGATGAACGAAGCGATAGCGATCCTGAGCCATACGCCCCTGATCGAAACGGTTGATACCGTTCCGAAGGGACATTTGCGCATCGCCACGGCCTTCCGCTATCCGGATGGATCGACGGTCGATCTGTTCGTCGTCAACCGCCGCGACCTGCTCTCCGAGATTGGTCCGCTGACCTTGACCGATTTCGGCAACACCTTTCTGTGGCTGGATCAACTCGACATCCGCCCGTTGAAATCGGTGCGGCGTAAGCGGTTGACCGAAGACGTGCTGAACACCTACGGCGTCACCCACGACAAGGGCGCCTTGTCCTGCATGGTGAACGCCGACGATCTGCTTGCCGGCATCATCCGCTTGGGACAGGCGTGTATCCGCGTCGCCGATCTGACCTTCACCCAGCGCATCGCCGCACAGGGCAGCTTCACGGAAGAGGTGGAAAGCCTGATCGACGACACCGGCCTGGACTATGAACCGAACGCCAAGCTGCCGGGGCGAGGCAACGTGATCGTCCCCGTTGATTTCCTGATTCGCGCGCCGCGCCTTGACATGGCAGTGTTCACCTTGCCCGCCGAAAGCAGCTACCCCAGCGCCGCGAAAACCAGAGCCAATGAGGTGTTCGCCCGCTGTTACGACCTGCGTGACTGGCAGGGGCAGCGCATCGCAGCACTGGATGACCGGCGCGCGCTGTATCGGGAAGACGACATCGGACGTATCCGGGACGTGGCGACGGTTATTCCGATTTCGGAAGCAGGGGCGTTGCGGCAACTGCTGTCGGCGGCGTAA
- a CDS encoding ATP-binding protein gives MTQSEISALLPVLTRIADALDRLTPPPPPATDATGDDAYVWQAEGGRLVPVTQVNRVEIGLLKGVERQRDTLLDNTRRFAAGLPANNALLWGARGMGKSSLVKSVHGAVAAEHPGALALVEIHREDIPSLPRLLTLLRAAPRRFLVFCDDLSFAAEDAHYKSLKAVLEGGIEGRPANVLFYATSNRRHLMPRDMIENERSTAINPAEAVEEKVSLSDRFGLWLGFHNCDQETFFAMVEGYAAAYGLDIAPEALRAQAVEWSVTRGARSGRVAWQFFQDLAGRLGHRLA, from the coding sequence ATGACCCAGAGCGAGATTTCAGCCCTTCTGCCGGTCCTGACCCGCATCGCGGACGCCCTGGACCGCCTGACCCCGCCCCCGCCGCCCGCCACCGATGCCACGGGGGACGACGCTTATGTCTGGCAGGCGGAAGGGGGCCGGCTGGTGCCGGTCACCCAGGTCAACCGGGTGGAGATCGGCCTGCTGAAGGGGGTGGAGCGGCAGCGGGACACCCTGCTGGACAACACGCGCCGCTTCGCCGCAGGACTGCCGGCGAACAACGCCCTGCTCTGGGGCGCCCGCGGCATGGGCAAGAGTTCGCTGGTGAAGTCCGTCCATGGAGCCGTGGCGGCGGAGCATCCTGGCGCCCTGGCGCTGGTGGAGATCCACCGGGAGGACATCCCTTCCCTGCCCCGGCTGCTCACGCTGCTGCGGGCCGCCCCGCGCCGCTTTCTCGTGTTCTGCGACGACCTCTCCTTCGCGGCGGAGGATGCCCATTACAAGTCGCTGAAGGCGGTCCTGGAGGGCGGCATCGAAGGCCGCCCGGCCAACGTCCTGTTCTACGCCACGTCCAACCGCCGCCACCTGATGCCGCGCGACATGATCGAGAACGAACGCTCGACCGCCATCAACCCGGCCGAGGCGGTGGAGGAAAAGGTCAGCCTGTCGGACCGTTTCGGCCTCTGGCTCGGCTTCCACAACTGCGACCAGGAGACCTTCTTCGCCATGGTGGAGGGCTATGCCGCCGCCTACGGCCTGGACATTGCGCCGGAGGCCCTGCGCGCCCAGGCGGTTGAATGGTCGGTGACGCGCGGTGCGCGGTCCGGCCGCGTGGCCTGGCAGTTCTTCCAGGATCTCGCAGGCCGACTGGGCCACCGGCTCGCCTGA
- the yajC gene encoding preprotein translocase subunit YajC, translating to MFISTAFAQGAGAPAEPNALVSLLPLILIFVVFYFLLIRPQQKKMKEHKAMLEALRRGDRVVTGGGIVGTVVKVGPDDELTVEIAEGVRVRVIRGTVSAVLAKTEPAKAKADSKADDAADAAAKK from the coding sequence ATGTTCATTTCCACGGCCTTCGCCCAGGGTGCGGGCGCACCCGCGGAGCCGAATGCACTGGTGTCGCTGCTGCCGCTGATCCTGATCTTCGTCGTCTTCTACTTCCTGCTGATCCGTCCGCAGCAGAAGAAGATGAAGGAGCACAAGGCCATGCTGGAGGCGCTGCGCCGGGGCGACCGGGTCGTCACGGGTGGCGGCATCGTCGGCACCGTCGTGAAGGTCGGGCCGGACGACGAACTCACCGTCGAGATCGCCGAGGGCGTGCGCGTGCGCGTGATCCGCGGGACCGTCTCCGCCGTGCTGGCGAAGACCGAGCCGGCGAAGGCGAAGGCCGATTCCAAGGCAGACGACGCGGCCGACGCCGCGGCCAAGAAGTAA
- the secD gene encoding protein translocase subunit SecD, with protein MIYFAKWKVVLVVGVCLLSLLYAAPNVLGRAKVDSWASSLPGWLPTKTVNLGLDLQGGSHLLLEVKVDVVVQERLNALQDGARAALRDARIGYTDLGVVGNGIAFTLRDPADLETARSAVRNVESDLSIRTDEGNRIVASLTDSTVQGLRRAAVEQSIEIVRRRIDETGTREPTIQRQGEDRILVQLPGVDDPERVKRLLGQTAKLTFRLVDDDISPADAQAGRIPPGSELLPSRDGGVEVVRKRVMVDGSTLVDSQPSFQDGQPVVSFRFDSLGARRFGEATSANVEKRFAIVLDNQVISAPRIQEPILGGSGIIRGSFTVETANDLSLLLRAGALPAPLTVLEERTVGPGLGADSIEAGRIASIAGLVMVVAFMALCYGLFGLFANLALVFNIALIFAALSILQATLTLPGIAGIVLTIGMAVDANVLIFERIREELRFGRTPIAAIDAGYNRALTTIIDSNLTTLIAALLLFMFGSGPVKGFAVTLSIGILASMFTAIMVTRLMVVVWLRRTRPKTVPI; from the coding sequence ATGATCTATTTTGCCAAGTGGAAGGTCGTCCTCGTCGTGGGCGTCTGCCTGCTGTCGCTGCTGTACGCGGCGCCGAACGTGCTGGGGCGCGCCAAGGTCGATTCCTGGGCGTCCAGCCTTCCAGGGTGGCTCCCGACGAAGACCGTCAACCTCGGACTTGACCTCCAGGGCGGGTCCCACCTGCTTCTGGAGGTCAAGGTCGACGTGGTCGTTCAGGAGCGGCTGAACGCCTTGCAGGACGGGGCGCGCGCTGCGCTGCGTGATGCCAGGATCGGCTATACCGACCTGGGCGTCGTCGGCAACGGCATCGCCTTCACGCTGCGCGACCCGGCGGACCTGGAGACTGCCCGCTCCGCCGTGCGCAACGTGGAGAGCGATCTTTCCATCCGGACCGATGAGGGCAACCGGATCGTCGCATCCCTGACGGATTCCACGGTCCAGGGGTTGCGCCGGGCGGCGGTGGAGCAGTCCATCGAGATCGTCCGTCGCCGTATCGACGAGACCGGCACGCGCGAGCCGACCATCCAGCGGCAGGGCGAGGACCGCATCCTTGTCCAGCTTCCGGGTGTGGACGACCCCGAGCGTGTCAAGCGCCTGCTGGGCCAGACGGCGAAGCTCACCTTCCGGCTGGTGGATGACGACATTTCTCCGGCCGATGCCCAGGCCGGCCGCATCCCGCCCGGTTCCGAACTGCTGCCCAGCCGCGACGGCGGTGTCGAGGTCGTGCGCAAGCGCGTCATGGTGGACGGTTCGACCCTGGTCGACTCGCAGCCCAGCTTCCAGGATGGCCAGCCCGTCGTCAGCTTCCGTTTCGACAGCCTGGGGGCCCGCCGTTTCGGCGAGGCGACCAGCGCCAATGTGGAGAAGCGGTTCGCCATCGTTCTGGACAACCAGGTTATCTCCGCCCCCCGCATCCAGGAGCCGATCCTGGGTGGCAGCGGCATCATCCGTGGCAGCTTCACCGTGGAGACGGCCAACGACCTGTCCCTGCTGCTGCGCGCCGGTGCCCTCCCGGCACCGCTGACGGTGCTGGAGGAGCGGACGGTCGGTCCGGGCCTGGGCGCCGATTCCATCGAAGCCGGGCGGATCGCCAGCATCGCCGGTCTGGTGATGGTCGTCGCCTTCATGGCGCTCTGCTACGGCCTGTTCGGCCTGTTCGCCAATCTGGCGCTGGTCTTCAACATCGCCCTGATCTTCGCGGCGCTGTCCATCCTTCAGGCGACGCTGACTCTCCCCGGAATCGCCGGCATCGTGCTGACCATCGGCATGGCGGTGGACGCCAACGTGCTGATCTTCGAGCGCATCCGTGAGGAGCTGCGGTTCGGGCGCACGCCCATCGCCGCCATCGACGCGGGCTACAACCGCGCCCTGACGACCATCATCGACAGCAATCTGACGACGCTCATCGCAGCACTGTTGTTGTTCATGTTCGGATCGGGGCCGGTGAAGGGATTCGCCGTGACACTGTCCATCGGCATTCTCGCCTCCATGTTCACGGCGATCATGGTGACGCGCCTGATGGTGGTGGTGTGGCTGCGGCGGACCCGGCCGAAGACCGTCCCCATCTGA
- a CDS encoding Mth938-like domain-containing protein, giving the protein MDITPLIPADRQVIDTYGPGRFRISNTLYETAVIVFPDRTVLWDIGTFEGLDAASVQAVRTAEPPVELLLLGCGPRMRLLPSAVKQDLRRAGIVVEAMDTPAACRTYNVLLAEGRRVAAALLPI; this is encoded by the coding sequence ATGGACATCACGCCGCTGATCCCTGCCGACCGGCAGGTGATCGACACGTACGGGCCGGGCCGCTTCCGGATCAGCAACACGCTCTATGAGACGGCGGTCATCGTCTTTCCGGACCGGACCGTCCTCTGGGATATCGGCACCTTCGAGGGACTGGACGCGGCGAGCGTCCAGGCCGTGCGCACGGCGGAGCCGCCGGTCGAACTGCTGCTGCTGGGCTGCGGGCCGCGGATGCGGTTGCTGCCCTCCGCCGTGAAGCAGGATCTGCGCCGGGCCGGCATCGTCGTGGAGGCGATGGACACCCCGGCCGCCTGCCGGACCTACAACGTCCTGCTGGCCGAAGGCCGCCGCGTCGCGGCCGCGCTGCTGCCGATCTGA
- the hpnE gene encoding hydroxysqualene dehydroxylase HpnE — protein sequence MSSFPRSPARHGAGADARIHVVGAGLAGLACATTLAATGRPVTLYEAATQAGGRCRSYGDARLGCRIDNGNHLILGANPETFRYLDRTGGRDGLRPVAPAAIPFHDLADGSTWTVRPGAGPLPLWLLDPARRVAGAAALPHLAPLRLSLAGADATVAAMLPLDTTLGRRLWRPLAVSILNTEPEAASARLLWSVLSQTLLKGEAACRPHIACEGLSEALVDPALAFLAGTGAELRFHARLRTLEVGNGAVAALRFEGGQTVALAPEDRVVLAVPAWQAADLLPGLRVPAEHRAILNAHFRLPAPVALPGGLPLLGLIGGTAEWLFQRGDVLSVTVSAADRLIGEDSDTLAVRLWSDVARALCLPDACPPAHRIVKEKRATFAATPGIAADRPGPRTALDNLLLAGDWTDTGLPATIEGAVLSGHRAAAILLRDQIGSSAAATRRPSASRTL from the coding sequence GTGTCTTCCTTCCCCCGATCCCCTGCCCGGCATGGTGCCGGCGCCGATGCCCGCATCCATGTCGTCGGCGCCGGGCTGGCCGGGCTTGCCTGTGCGACGACCCTCGCAGCGACCGGCAGGCCGGTCACCCTCTACGAAGCGGCGACGCAGGCCGGCGGGCGCTGCCGCAGCTACGGGGATGCCCGTCTGGGCTGCCGGATCGACAACGGCAACCACCTGATCCTGGGCGCCAATCCGGAGACCTTCCGCTATCTCGACCGGACCGGCGGGCGGGACGGGCTCCGCCCCGTCGCCCCGGCCGCGATCCCGTTCCACGATCTGGCCGACGGCAGCACCTGGACCGTGCGCCCCGGCGCGGGACCGCTGCCGCTCTGGCTGCTGGACCCGGCGCGCCGCGTCGCCGGGGCCGCGGCCCTGCCGCATCTGGCGCCCCTGCGTCTGTCCCTGGCCGGCGCCGATGCCACCGTGGCGGCGATGCTGCCGCTCGATACGACCCTGGGCCGGCGGCTCTGGCGCCCCTTGGCCGTCTCCATCCTCAACACCGAACCGGAGGCCGCCTCGGCCCGGCTGCTCTGGAGCGTGCTGTCGCAGACGCTGCTGAAGGGCGAAGCGGCGTGCCGGCCGCACATCGCCTGCGAGGGCCTGTCGGAGGCGCTGGTCGATCCCGCCCTCGCCTTCCTGGCCGGAACGGGGGCGGAGCTGCGTTTCCATGCCCGGCTGCGCACCCTGGAGGTCGGGAACGGCGCCGTGGCGGCCCTGCGGTTCGAGGGCGGGCAGACGGTCGCCCTGGCGCCGGAAGACCGGGTCGTGCTGGCGGTTCCCGCCTGGCAGGCGGCGGACCTGCTGCCCGGCCTGCGCGTCCCCGCGGAACATCGCGCCATCCTCAACGCCCACTTCCGGTTGCCCGCGCCGGTCGCCCTGCCCGGCGGATTGCCGCTGCTCGGGCTCATCGGCGGCACGGCGGAGTGGCTGTTCCAGCGTGGCGACGTCCTCTCGGTCACGGTCAGCGCCGCCGACCGCCTGATCGGGGAGGACAGCGACACCCTTGCCGTCCGGCTCTGGTCCGACGTGGCCCGCGCCCTGTGCCTGCCGGACGCCTGTCCGCCGGCCCATCGGATCGTGAAGGAGAAGCGGGCGACCTTCGCCGCCACGCCGGGCATCGCGGCCGACCGGCCAGGGCCGCGCACGGCTCTGGACAACCTGCTGCTGGCGGGGGACTGGACCGATACCGGCCTGCCGGCCACCATCGAGGGGGCCGTGCTCTCTGGCCACCGGGCGGCGGCAATCCTGCTCCGGGATCAGATCGGCAGCAGCGCGGCCGCGACGCGGCGGCCTTCGGCCAGCAGGACGTTGTAG